A region of Panicum virgatum strain AP13 chromosome 8N, P.virgatum_v5, whole genome shotgun sequence DNA encodes the following proteins:
- the LOC120684820 gene encoding disease resistance protein RGA5-like, whose amino-acid sequence MEVQMFSSSLGAMGSLLGKLGSLLVSPGDQLPDTLKPQKEKLQILKQDLEEMNTMLGNLSRVQAPNTMGKLWMNELRDLSYDIEDYIDKTISPSNTGEKNQEIPFEIEEFVTLVKHARDRYSRYDLGRWASSPAMPMVADDQRSAAKQLRTLSVSMMQPPSLSSCLATMLSKG is encoded by the coding sequence ATGGAGGTTCAGATGTTCAGTTCTTCGCTGGGCGCCATGGGCTCCCTTCTTGGGAAGCTTGGTTCTTTGCTGGTCTCTCCCGGGGATCAGCTGCCAGACACACTGAAGCCGCAGAAGGAAAAACTGCAGATCCTCAAACAAGATCTAGAAGAAATGAATACCATGCTTGGGAATCTTTCAAGGGTGCAAGCTCCCAACACCATGGGCAAACTCTGGATGAACGAGCTGCGCGATCTGTCCTATGACATCGAAGATTACATTGACAAGACAATATCCCCTTCCAATACTGGTGAAAAGAATCAAGAGATCCCCTTTGAGATCGAAGAATTTGTCACTCTGGTGAAGCACGCCCGCGATAGATACAGCAGGTACGATCTTGGGCGCTGGGCATCCAGTCCTGCTATGCCAATGGTTGCTGATGACCAACGCTCAGCGGCCAAGCAATTACGGACCTTGTCGGTATCAATGATGCAACCACCAAGCTTATcaagttgcttagcaacgatgCTGAGCAAGGGATGA